A genomic window from Caldicellulosiruptor kronotskyensis 2002 includes:
- a CDS encoding calcium-translocating P-type ATPase, SERCA-type — MNQNFSDFHSKTVETILENLKTSLNGLSYQEAEERLKVYGKNVIEEGKKKSIFALFLEQFKNVMVLVLFAAAIISILLGEAADAAIILAVLLINAVFGVAQELKAEKAIDALKKLNMPYAKVYRDGHLMQIKTDEIVVGDIIEIEAGDIVPADLRLIESFNLKIDESALTGESVPVEKNANDLLAESTPLAERTNMAFMGTIVTYGRAKGVVVSTGMKTEIGKIANFVNLQSAIDTKTPLHEKLEEIGKYLTVGILAIAFIVFVTGLLYKRDVFEMFLTAVSLAVAAIPEGLPAVVTIVLAIGVQRMAKRNAIIRRLSSIETLGRVEVICSDKTGTLTQNKMNVVKVYCNDSLVENLEHEDIVAKTLLRIMALCNDVKLDLVDKQPQFIGDPTEIALVKFAYEKGLNKNAIEKVFKRVYEIPFDSVRKMMTTVHEVKNDEKLLVFSKGAVDVIINKCKFIMVNDEILPLDENTHQKILQANKEMTSNALRVLAFAYKEIDKNELENKNTIEDNLIFIGLVGMIDPPRKEAYGAVEVCYQAGITPVMITGDHKDTALAIAKELKIIDTSKDELSQVLIGTEIEKLDDQQLKEKVKEVRVYARVSPEHKLRIVDAWKSHGKIVAMTGDGVNDAPALKAADIGIGMGITGTDVTKNVSDVILADDNFATIVAAVEEGRKIYDNIRKTIQFLLSSNIGEVVTLFLATLLNWVVLYPIHILWVNLVTDTFPALALGMEKAESDVMKRKPKKTSENIFAGGLGFSILYQGFLKGLITLLVFFIGNKLYGHKTAITMTFMTLSFIQLTHAYNVRSNINSLFKMGVFSNKYLNLAFVASFLLQVVVLIVPPLRELFKLSYLNFSQWTIIILASLSIIPIVEVVKYFTRHFHKE; from the coding sequence TTGAATCAAAATTTCTCTGATTTTCACTCTAAAACTGTAGAGACCATTTTGGAGAATCTTAAAACCAGTTTAAACGGACTTTCCTATCAAGAGGCAGAAGAAAGACTTAAAGTATATGGAAAAAACGTAATTGAAGAAGGAAAAAAGAAATCCATATTTGCTCTTTTTTTGGAACAATTCAAGAATGTAATGGTACTTGTACTTTTTGCTGCAGCTATAATCTCAATTCTTCTTGGCGAAGCAGCAGATGCCGCAATCATCTTGGCAGTTTTGCTTATCAACGCAGTCTTTGGAGTTGCCCAGGAACTAAAGGCTGAAAAAGCAATTGATGCTCTCAAAAAACTTAATATGCCATATGCAAAGGTTTACAGAGATGGCCACCTGATGCAAATTAAAACAGATGAAATAGTAGTTGGCGATATAATTGAGATTGAAGCAGGGGATATTGTTCCCGCAGACCTGAGGCTTATTGAAAGCTTCAATCTTAAAATTGATGAGTCAGCTTTAACTGGAGAATCTGTCCCTGTTGAAAAAAACGCAAACGACCTTCTTGCTGAGTCAACACCTCTTGCAGAAAGAACAAATATGGCTTTTATGGGAACAATTGTGACATATGGTCGAGCAAAAGGCGTGGTTGTTTCAACAGGTATGAAAACAGAAATAGGCAAAATTGCAAACTTTGTCAATTTGCAATCTGCAATTGATACTAAAACTCCTCTCCATGAAAAGTTAGAAGAAATTGGGAAATATCTTACAGTTGGAATTCTGGCAATAGCATTTATTGTCTTTGTGACAGGATTGCTTTATAAGCGAGATGTATTTGAAATGTTTTTGACAGCTGTGTCACTGGCTGTTGCTGCAATCCCTGAAGGACTTCCTGCTGTTGTCACAATTGTTTTGGCAATTGGTGTTCAAAGAATGGCAAAACGAAATGCTATAATAAGAAGACTGTCTTCAATTGAAACCTTAGGTAGAGTAGAAGTTATTTGTTCTGACAAAACGGGCACACTTACCCAGAACAAGATGAATGTTGTGAAAGTCTATTGTAATGATAGCTTGGTTGAAAATCTTGAACATGAAGATATTGTAGCTAAAACCCTTCTTAGAATAATGGCACTTTGTAATGATGTCAAACTTGATCTGGTTGACAAACAGCCTCAGTTTATAGGTGACCCTACCGAAATTGCCTTAGTAAAATTTGCTTATGAAAAGGGATTGAACAAGAACGCCATTGAAAAGGTTTTTAAAAGAGTGTACGAAATACCTTTTGATTCTGTCAGAAAAATGATGACAACTGTGCATGAGGTCAAAAATGATGAAAAGCTTTTGGTATTTTCCAAAGGTGCTGTAGATGTGATAATTAATAAGTGTAAGTTTATAATGGTAAATGATGAAATACTCCCCCTTGACGAAAATACACACCAAAAAATCTTGCAGGCAAACAAAGAAATGACATCAAATGCCCTGCGCGTGTTGGCTTTTGCTTACAAAGAAATTGATAAAAATGAATTAGAAAATAAAAATACCATTGAAGATAACCTCATCTTTATAGGACTTGTTGGAATGATTGACCCGCCAAGGAAAGAAGCTTATGGAGCAGTTGAGGTCTGCTACCAAGCAGGAATAACACCTGTGATGATAACAGGAGACCACAAAGATACAGCTTTAGCCATTGCAAAAGAATTAAAGATAATTGATACAAGCAAAGACGAACTTTCGCAAGTTTTGATAGGTACTGAAATTGAGAAATTAGATGACCAGCAATTAAAGGAAAAAGTAAAAGAAGTGAGAGTATATGCAAGAGTCTCTCCTGAACATAAATTAAGAATTGTTGACGCATGGAAAAGTCATGGTAAAATTGTTGCTATGACAGGTGATGGGGTAAACGACGCACCTGCCCTGAAGGCTGCCGACATTGGAATTGGTATGGGAATTACAGGTACTGATGTTACTAAAAATGTATCTGATGTTATTTTGGCAGATGATAACTTTGCCACAATTGTTGCAGCTGTTGAAGAAGGAAGAAAGATTTATGATAATATACGAAAAACCATACAGTTTTTGCTTTCTTCAAATATCGGAGAGGTTGTGACACTCTTTTTAGCAACACTTTTAAACTGGGTAGTATTGTATCCAATTCATATCCTGTGGGTAAATCTTGTGACTGACACTTTCCCTGCTTTGGCACTTGGCATGGAAAAAGCAGAAAGTGATGTAATGAAGAGAAAACCTAAGAAAACTTCAGAAAATATATTTGCAGGTGGACTTGGCTTTTCAATACTCTATCAGGGCTTTTTAAAAGGTTTGATAACATTGCTGGTATTCTTTATTGGAAACAAACTATATGGTCACAAAACTGCAATCACTATGACTTTCATGACGCTTAGTTTCATACAACTTACACATGCATACAATGTGCGCTCAAATATCAATTCGCTATTCAAAATGGGCGTGTTTTCAAATAAATATTTAAATCTTGCTTTTGTAGCTTCGTTTTTGCTTCAGGTTGTAGTTTTAATAGTTCCTCCATTAAGGGAGTTATTTAAATTGTCATACCTTAATTTTTCACAGTGGACAATCATAATTTTGGCATCACTTTCTATTATCCCTATTGTGGAAGTTGTAAAGTATTTCACACGTCATTTCCATAAAGAATAA